From the Planktothricoides raciborskii GIHE-MW2 genome, the window GAGCAAAATAAAGATTCATTTGAGCAAGTGATTCTTTCTCGGATTGTGGTGGATAATTTACCCAAGGCAGAAGAGTTAAAAACTCAGCTTGATAAAAAGCCTGCCCAATTTGAAAAACTGGTGAAAGAGCATTCCACAACCGGCGATCGCCTATTTAATGGCATGATGGGGGCGGTGACATTGGGTCAACTCCCAGACCAAATTAGTGAATTGCTCAAAGATGCCAAACCGGGAGATATTGTCGGGCCTGTAGAATTTCAGAATTTATACAGTGTTCTGCGACTGGAACAACGGATTCCCGCCACACTTTCTGGACAACTAAAACAAAATCTAGAAGAGCAAGTATTTGAACAATGGTGGCAATTCCAATTACAAAATCAGCCGGTGAAACTGCATATAGAACCGCCAAAAGT encodes:
- a CDS encoding peptidylprolyl isomerase, coding for MTAENFLTIGEENISLPQALGYLRASGDLQQFLMRILRQHVIAKEVAQRTDLEVDSSQIEQAIVNFRLQNQLVNPQSFDQWLTSQGTNYVDFRKQVTAGLKFELLKQAIVNSKVQEIFEQNKDSFEQVILSRIVVDNLPKAEELKTQLDKKPAQFEKLVKEHSTTGDRLFNGMMGAVTLGQLPDQISELLKDAKPGDIVGPVEFQNLYSVLRLEQRIPATLSGQLKQNLEEQVFEQWWQFQLQNQPVKLHIEPPKVEA